A section of the Phaseolus vulgaris cultivar G19833 chromosome 8, P. vulgaris v2.0, whole genome shotgun sequence genome encodes:
- the LOC137824616 gene encoding secreted RxLR effector protein 78-like: MKKVIGSVIDECQSAFLKNRGILDSVLLANEVVEDLRRGGKSGLCFKVDFEKAYNSVRWEFLYEMLNRMGFDNRWVRWIKGCLESATVSVLVNGSPTEEFKPSRGLRQGDPLAPLLFIVVAEGLAGLVRQGVKANLLSGIKVGRKEVEIIILQYADDTLFLCQDSFSNVITLKSILRGIELASG; the protein is encoded by the coding sequence ATGAAGAAAGTCATCGGCTCTGTCATTGATGAATGCCAATCGGCTTTCTTAAAGAATAGAGGGATTCTGGACAGTGTGCTCTTGGCCAACGAGGTGGTAGAGGATCTGAGGAGGGGTGGAAAGAGTGGTTTGTGTTTTAAGGTGGATTTTGAAAAGGCCTACAACTCAGTCAGATGGGAGTTCCTATATGAAATGTTAAATAGGATGGGGTTCGATAACAGATGGGTCAGGTGGATCAAAGGCTGCCTGGAAAGCGCAACGGTGTCTGTGCTTGTCAATGGTAGCCCTACCGAGGAATTCAAACCGTCGAGAGGGTTAAGGCAGGGTGATCCTCTCGCTCCTCTGTTGTTTATAGTGGTTGCGGAAGGGCTGGCTGGGCTGGTAAGGCAAGGTGTGAAGGCAAATCTCCTATCTGGGATAAAAGTAGGAAGAAAAGAGGTAGAAATTATCATTCTTCAGTACGCAGATGACACTCTTTTTCTATGCCAGGACTCCTTCAGTAATGTTATCACCTTGAAGTCTATTCTTAGGGGGATTGAGCTAGCCTCAGGGTAG